CAACAACGACAGACGCATGGTCGTGGCGACCTGGGTGTCCTTCACGTCGCGGGTGACATCAAAACCATAGATCGAGTCATTGATCAGCCCGACACCAAAGCCAGGCTCTTGGGCCAAAGCAAAGCGGTGCATGGACGTCTCAAACTTCGCTGCTTCCCAACTGGTATTCACATGGGTCACCCGCTTGTGATAACCAAATTGGGTCTCGGCAATAATGTGTTCGGAACGCACATCCAGCGGGAACGCCACCTTGAGGAACTTCTCGGCCTCATGCCAATCGGTGCTCTGGCTGATCTGTACGATGCGCTCGCCGGGAGCCAGCGATACTTCCTGAACCACCGTGGATTTGGAGAAGCTGCGGCGCACGGTGATGACCTGCCTGCCGTCTGCAGTCGAGGAAAGCTCCAAGGAGTCCAGTTCGCGCAGGTCGGTGACCTGGTTGCGATAGTACTTGTCCACGTCCCAGGCATCCCACATATTCGGGAAGTCCTGGTGCAATTGCAAGAGGTTAGCTTCCTGGCCTGGCGCGATCGCCTCACGCCCACTGGCCAGATCAACGGCCGAAGTAATCAGGCCCTGAGCATTAACCACGACCCGGATAACACCGTTATCAAGAACATAGCCACCGGCAGCACTGGTTGCCTGGACCGAAGCTGCGTCGACCGGTTGCACTTCACCAGCTTCACCGAAGGCCAACGCATTGCGGGTGAAACCAGCAGCGTTGAAGGTAATGGGCGTGGAGCCAACACCTGCGAGGCGCTGCTGGGCAGTACTGATCAGTGCCTCGGCCTGTTCGATGACTTGGGCGTAGCGTGCCACCACTTCACGATGCACCCACGCGATGGACGTGCCGGGCAAGATGTCATGGAATTGGTGGAGCAATACGGTTTCCCAAAGCTCGTCGAGCTGCTCATAAGGGTAGTGAGCCCCGGTGTACGCGGTAGCGGTCGCAGCCCACAACTCGGCCTCCACCAGCAATTGCTCGGTGCGACGGTTACTTTGTTTCGTCTGGTGCTGACTGGTCAGCGTGGCACGGTGCAATTCTAGGTACAGCTCACCGACCCACACAGGTGGTTGCTCAAGTTCTGCCTTGGCGCGCTGGAAGAAGTTGTTGGGGTGTTCCCAACGCACCTGCGCACTACCTTCGAGATTAGCCAGACGCTTAGCCTTGCCGGTCATTTCACGGGTGGTACCGCCACCACCATCACCCCAGCCCACCGGGGCAATGGAGTTATTGGTCAGACGTGCTTCGCGGAACTGGCGTGACGCCTTGGCTACTTCCTCACCGGAGAGTTGCGAATTGTAGGTATCCATTGACGGGAAGTGGCTGAAGATACGAGAGCCATCAATGCCTTCCCAATCAAAAGAGTGATGCGGGAACTTGTTTTGTTGGTTCCAAGAGATTTTCTGGGTGAAGAACCACTCAAATCCAGCTCGACGCATCAGCTGTGGCAGGGCAGGGGAGTAACCGAAAGAGTCGGGCAGCCAGACGCCCTTGGAACTCACGCCGAATTCGTCGCGGAAGAATTTCTGGCCGTAGAGGAACTGGCGGACCAGCGATTCGCCCGAGGGCATCACGGTGTCGGATTCAACCCACATTCCGCCCAGGGGCAGGAAGCGTTCATCGGCAACTGCCTGTTTGACCCGGTCCCACACCTCGGGGCGGTGGGTCTTGAGCCACTTGTACTGCTGGGCGCTGGACATGCCGTAGAGGAACTCGGGTTCATCACCGAGCAGTTCAACCATGGACGAGCAGGTGCGCGAGACTTTGCGGATGGTTTCACGCAATGGCCAGAGCCAGGCCGAATCAATATGTGAGTGGCCGATGGCGGAAATCTGATGGGCGCTGTGTTCTGCTGGGGCGGAAAGGACGCCTGCGAGTTCATCGCGGGCCTGTTGCGCGGTCGCGGTGATGTTTTGCAGGTCCAGGACGTCTAAGGCGTTGTCCATGGCTTGTAAGATCTGCATCTTGCGTGGGCTCTGCGGTAATTGTTCTTGGAGCTCAAGTAAGACTTCGAGATCCAGGGCAAGATCGTGGACCACTGGTTCAAAGACGGCAAGATCCATGCGACGGGTGGTGTAAAGCCTGTTGCTGGACGAGGTGAGGATATCGCCCTGTTCGGTAGGCAGGAATGGGTGGTGGTCCAAGAGCACCGGGTTTGATGCCGCTTCAAGGTAGAGATCGACCAGTTCATCGCCCTTAGCCGCTTCGGCGATCGGTACCCATTGGTTGCGTGGGTTCAGTGCCTTGATGGTGATGCCATCTGGACGATAGATCAGCCCTTCGCACTGGAAACCGGTCATGTTCACGTCAAAACCAAGATCGATGACCGCTTCGACGCGTCGCCCGGCCCAGTGTGCAGGAACTTTGCCCTGCAGGTGGAACCAGGTGGTGCCCCATGCAGCACCCCAGGCGGTGCCTACCTGGGTTGGCGAGTATTC
The nucleotide sequence above comes from Glutamicibacter sp. B1. Encoded proteins:
- a CDS encoding alpha-mannosidase, which encodes MHDDTSLTTGRVNRVLQERIRPAIYSESTPLDVSWHELPSEPVTPTEGLALEYSPTQVGTAWGAAWGTTWFHLQGKVPAHWAGRRVEAVIDLGFDVNMTGFQCEGLIYRPDGITIKALNPRNQWVPIAEAAKGDELVDLYLEAASNPVLLDHHPFLPTEQGDILTSSSNRLYTTRRMDLAVFEPVVHDLALDLEVLLELQEQLPQSPRKMQILQAMDNALDVLDLQNITATAQQARDELAGVLSAPAEHSAHQISAIGHSHIDSAWLWPLRETIRKVSRTCSSMVELLGDEPEFLYGMSSAQQYKWLKTHRPEVWDRVKQAVADERFLPLGGMWVESDTVMPSGESLVRQFLYGQKFFRDEFGVSSKGVWLPDSFGYSPALPQLMRRAGFEWFFTQKISWNQQNKFPHHSFDWEGIDGSRIFSHFPSMDTYNSQLSGEEVAKASRQFREARLTNNSIAPVGWGDGGGGTTREMTGKAKRLANLEGSAQVRWEHPNNFFQRAKAELEQPPVWVGELYLELHRATLTSQHQTKQSNRRTEQLLVEAELWAATATAYTGAHYPYEQLDELWETVLLHQFHDILPGTSIAWVHREVVARYAQVIEQAEALISTAQQRLAGVGSTPITFNAAGFTRNALAFGEAGEVQPVDAASVQATSAAGGYVLDNGVIRVVVNAQGLITSAVDLASGREAIAPGQEANLLQLHQDFPNMWDAWDVDKYYRNQVTDLRELDSLELSSTADGRQVITVRRSFSKSTVVQEVSLAPGERIVQISQSTDWHEAEKFLKVAFPLDVRSEHIIAETQFGYHKRVTHVNTSWEAAKFETSMHRFALAQEPGFGVGLINDSIYGFDVTRDVKDTQVATTMRLSLLRAPRFPDPQTDQGLQTHRYGLVVGADIATVTEAGAFLNSAERTVNGANPVAPLASVVGEGLVISSVKLAADRSGDLLVRVYESLGRRARGSLQVNIPVSSVSTASLLEDPLDDGQLELSEGSLPLVMGPFEVRTLRFTLAK